One segment of Gammaproteobacteria bacterium DNA contains the following:
- a CDS encoding sulfotransferase, with protein sequence MQAPLFVLTCMRSYSSLVSAMLGQHPDMYGLPELNLFMADTLAGVMRKLQIVRPQSLHGLLRVVAQTEYQTQTVETIERAQDWLQKHSGGTARHLLEYLAERTGSRILIDKSPSTALNPANLKRLQSNFPDARILHLVRHPRATCKSIHELRQKTAHKREEGQADELTPEQLWLRINRNILDFTERLSLGQSMRIQGEQLLTEPERYLAQITEWLGLSSDAHSLQAMLHPECSPYACIGPSNARFGNDPNFLRNPRYAKRPIPLQHLEGPLEWQRDGAQGFSTQTLAIARRFGYH encoded by the coding sequence ATGCAAGCCCCATTGTTTGTCCTGACGTGTATGCGTTCCTATTCCTCGCTGGTCAGCGCCATGCTCGGTCAACATCCCGACATGTACGGTTTGCCGGAACTCAATCTGTTCATGGCTGACACCTTGGCTGGCGTCATGCGCAAATTGCAAATTGTCCGCCCGCAAAGTCTGCACGGTCTGCTGCGCGTCGTGGCGCAAACTGAATATCAAACCCAAACAGTCGAAACCATTGAGAGGGCGCAGGACTGGCTGCAAAAGCATTCTGGCGGAACGGCCCGTCACCTCTTGGAATATCTGGCTGAGCGTACCGGATCGCGCATTTTGATCGATAAAAGCCCCAGCACCGCCTTGAATCCAGCCAATCTGAAACGGCTACAGTCTAATTTCCCAGATGCGCGCATTTTGCACTTGGTGCGCCATCCCCGCGCGACCTGTAAATCCATCCACGAACTTCGGCAAAAAACCGCCCATAAGCGCGAAGAGGGTCAAGCAGACGAACTGACACCGGAACAGTTGTGGCTGCGCATCAATCGCAATATTCTGGATTTCACCGAGCGACTGTCCCTGGGTCAAAGTATGCGGATTCAGGGCGAACAATTACTGACCGAGCCGGAACGGTATCTGGCGCAAATCACCGAATGGCTGGGTCTAAGCAGCGATGCGCACAGTCTTCAAGCTATGCTGCATCCAGAGTGTTCGCCCTATGCCTGCATAGGTCCGTCGAATGCGCGGTTTGGCAACGATCCCAACTTCCTACGCAATCCGCGCTATGCCAAAAGACCGATTCCCTTGCAACATCTGGAAGGGCCTTTGGAGTGGCAACGCGACGGTGCTCAGGGTTTTTCCACGCAAACTCTGGCGATTGCTCGCCGGTTTGGTTATCACTGA